Proteins found in one Oscillospiraceae bacterium genomic segment:
- a CDS encoding polysaccharide deacetylase family protein: MIRKLRPLLWALPFLCLRFSDLPTHAYTDAVPLLVVTYHSLSERPEDWSSFVVSPEELESDLRYLRDQGYESVLSADLIAYMDESAPLPERPVLLTFDDGYRDNYVYAYPLLRAYGMRAVISLIGECLDASDAGDDSGSRYYLSWDEAREMADTGVVELGSHTYGLHRNTGGRLGASLDPNEDLDAYTARLTGDLMQMQQRTRAKTGRAPLLFAYPYGAVSYSSRPVVKALGFRVSLSTQRGLSLIAREDPDSLFLLHRINRPHGITSEDFFSLHEIPIRE; the protein is encoded by the coding sequence ATGATACGAAAATTGCGGCCGCTTCTCTGGGCGCTTCCGTTCCTCTGTCTGCGCTTTTCCGACCTGCCGACACATGCCTACACCGACGCGGTCCCGCTTCTGGTGGTGACATACCACAGCCTCAGCGAACGGCCGGAGGACTGGAGTTCCTTTGTCGTCTCTCCCGAAGAGCTTGAGAGCGACCTGCGCTACCTGCGCGACCAGGGCTATGAGAGCGTGCTGTCCGCCGACCTCATCGCCTATATGGACGAGAGCGCGCCGCTGCCGGAGCGGCCGGTGCTGCTCACCTTCGACGACGGGTACCGCGACAACTATGTCTACGCCTACCCGCTGCTGCGCGCGTACGGTATGCGGGCGGTCATCTCTCTCATCGGCGAATGTCTTGACGCCTCCGACGCCGGCGACGACAGCGGCAGCCGCTACTATCTCAGCTGGGACGAAGCCCGCGAGATGGCCGACACGGGTGTTGTGGAACTGGGCAGCCACACCTACGGCCTGCACCGAAACACCGGCGGCCGTCTCGGCGCCTCTCTGGACCCAAATGAGGACCTGGACGCATACACGGCGCGGCTCACCGGCGACCTTATGCAGATGCAGCAGCGTACACGCGCGAAGACGGGCCGCGCGCCCCTTCTCTTTGCCTACCCGTACGGCGCCGTCAGCTACTCCTCCCGGCCCGTCGTCAAAGCCCTCGGCTTTCGCGTCAGCCTCTCCACACAGCGCGGCCTCAGCCTCATCGCCCGGGAGGACCCCGACAGTCTCTTTCTCCTGCACCGCATCAATCGCCCCCACGGCATCACAAGCGAAGACTTCTTTTCCCTCCACGAAATTCCTATACGCGAATAG
- a CDS encoding DUF4350 domain-containing protein, giving the protein MKRNTWWIVVLLLLFLAGALFLGLFRPNQDLPFSSYNNGPNGVRALYVLLEEEGFQVARKQRSIEATGDGVLLVFDPDSLHPENPEALAAWQARGNAYMVLENPWNFRNGNVSASSVHELVVSLWSSRERTIWFDEYGREGFMDNELYQRGGDTPFSILPDWLRAGLVQLLFAALLCLLFLNTRLGAPDVPADRRPREETEETFALASLMARAGLWPDALRLCYRRLVARTGLRYPHIEQQLETVETQPNGRAAAPALASEMERLRKEKTP; this is encoded by the coding sequence ATGAAGAGAAACACCTGGTGGATTGTCGTCCTGCTGCTGCTCTTCTTGGCGGGCGCCCTGTTTCTGGGGCTGTTCCGGCCAAATCAGGATCTTCCGTTTAGTTCTTACAACAACGGCCCCAACGGCGTCCGGGCCCTCTATGTGCTGCTGGAAGAGGAGGGCTTTCAGGTGGCGCGCAAGCAGCGGAGCATCGAAGCGACGGGCGACGGCGTGCTGCTCGTGTTTGATCCCGACAGCCTGCACCCGGAGAACCCGGAGGCGCTGGCGGCCTGGCAGGCCCGCGGCAACGCGTACATGGTGCTGGAGAACCCGTGGAACTTCCGCAACGGCAATGTCTCGGCCTCTTCCGTCCACGAGCTCGTCGTCTCACTCTGGTCCTCGCGGGAGCGGACCATCTGGTTCGACGAATACGGCCGCGAAGGGTTCATGGACAATGAGCTCTACCAAAGGGGCGGCGATACGCCGTTTTCCATCCTCCCCGACTGGCTGCGCGCCGGGCTCGTGCAGCTCCTCTTCGCCGCGCTGCTGTGTCTGCTCTTTTTGAACACGCGGCTGGGCGCTCCCGACGTCCCGGCCGACCGGCGGCCTCGGGAGGAGACCGAAGAGACGTTCGCGCTCGCCTCCCTCATGGCGCGCGCCGGGCTCTGGCCCGACGCGCTGCGCCTCTGTTACCGTCGCCTGGTCGCCCGGACCGGCCTGCGGTACCCCCACATCGAACAGCAGCTTGAGACCGTCGAGACACAGCCGAACGGCCGCGCCGCCGCGCCGGCGTTGGCCTCAGAGATGGAGAGGCTGCGGAAGGAGAAGACACCATGA
- a CDS encoding MoxR family ATPase, with the protein MTMTQTSANIRGQMGRIFVGQDEFVRHMLICLFSGGHVLIEGVPGLGKTLAVRALAQSVGVEFKRIQFTPDLMPSDIIGASIFDLSTHAFHLKRGPLFTQFLLADEINRTPPKTQSALLEAMEENRVSIDGQDYPLAQPFMVFATQNPVEYEGTYPLPEAQLDRFMMKLTVGYPTRPEEHAVLRNTHAGFHPRDFERLSPVVDAAGILAARREAGGVRVDDSLFGYILDIVEATRRNHYILLGGSPRASIALLQTAKAAALLEGRDFVIPEDIQSLVTPVLRHRIILTPDAEIEGATADRLLAQILSEARVPR; encoded by the coding sequence ATGACGATGACACAGACCTCCGCCAACATCCGGGGTCAGATGGGCCGGATCTTCGTAGGACAGGACGAATTTGTACGGCACATGCTCATCTGCCTGTTTTCCGGCGGCCATGTCCTGATCGAGGGCGTACCCGGGCTGGGCAAGACACTGGCGGTGCGCGCGCTGGCGCAGTCGGTGGGCGTCGAGTTCAAACGCATCCAATTCACACCCGACCTCATGCCCTCCGACATCATCGGCGCCAGTATCTTCGATCTGTCCACCCACGCGTTTCATCTGAAGCGCGGCCCGTTGTTCACACAATTTTTGCTGGCCGACGAGATCAACCGCACGCCGCCCAAGACCCAGTCGGCGCTGCTTGAGGCAATGGAGGAAAACCGCGTCTCGATCGACGGGCAGGACTATCCGCTCGCCCAGCCTTTCATGGTCTTTGCCACCCAAAACCCCGTGGAGTACGAGGGCACCTATCCGCTCCCGGAGGCGCAGCTCGACCGCTTTATGATGAAGCTGACGGTCGGTTACCCCACCCGGCCGGAGGAACACGCGGTGCTGCGCAACACGCACGCGGGTTTCCACCCGCGGGATTTCGAGCGGCTGAGCCCTGTCGTCGACGCCGCCGGCATCCTGGCCGCACGGCGCGAAGCGGGGGGCGTGCGTGTGGACGACAGTCTGTTTGGATATATTTTGGACATTGTCGAGGCCACGCGGCGCAACCACTACATCCTGCTGGGCGGTTCGCCGCGCGCCTCCATCGCGCTTTTACAGACGGCCAAGGCCGCGGCGCTGCTGGAGGGCCGGGATTTTGTCATTCCGGAGGACATCCAGTCCCTGGTGACGCCCGTGCTGCGCCACCGCATCATCCTCACGCCCGACGCGGAGATCGAGGGCGCCACGGCCGACCGGCTGCTCGCCCAGATCTTGAGCGAGGCACGGGTGCCGAGATAG
- a CDS encoding stage II sporulation protein M, whose amino-acid sequence MTEERFVRTHADRWQALEVCTERAQKMENFTTLADFDRLYREVAGHLSYAQTHFPLSDTCRYLNTLVARAHHGLYRRGGGPGALRRLTFRGARAVWENGRFVLASLGLFAAFALYGYLFCWFAPETASAFLPEDYLNASPSGDGWDSAVMSSMIMVNNIRVSVVAFCAGITFGLGTVYILSMNALMLGALAAHVTAAGWAVEFWSLILPHGVWELFAICLSGAAGLRIGYALLRPGRLRRGDALVAAGRGAVALMGFVCALLVLAGVVEGFFTPSAVPPAAKLIFAGLTGVLLLCYLWAGRRAAARPPETALGRQ is encoded by the coding sequence ATGACGGAGGAACGATTTGTCCGCACACACGCGGACCGCTGGCAGGCGCTGGAGGTCTGTACGGAGCGTGCGCAGAAAATGGAAAATTTTACCACATTGGCCGATTTCGACAGGCTTTATCGAGAAGTGGCGGGGCATCTGTCCTACGCACAGACGCACTTCCCGCTCTCGGACACCTGCCGGTATCTCAACACCCTGGTGGCCCGAGCGCACCACGGCCTGTATCGGCGCGGCGGCGGGCCCGGGGCGCTGCGGCGCCTGACGTTTCGGGGCGCGCGCGCGGTGTGGGAAAACGGACGCTTTGTGCTGGCGTCGCTTGGCCTCTTTGCGGCCTTCGCGCTGTACGGCTATCTCTTCTGCTGGTTTGCGCCCGAGACGGCGTCCGCCTTTCTGCCGGAGGACTATCTAAACGCCTCGCCGTCCGGGGACGGATGGGACAGCGCCGTGATGTCGAGCATGATCATGGTGAACAACATCCGGGTGTCGGTGGTCGCCTTCTGCGCCGGTATCACCTTTGGCCTCGGCACGGTCTATATCTTGAGCATGAACGCCTTGATGCTGGGCGCGCTGGCGGCCCATGTGACCGCCGCCGGCTGGGCGGTGGAGTTCTGGTCGCTTATCCTGCCGCACGGCGTGTGGGAGCTGTTTGCCATCTGCCTGTCCGGCGCCGCCGGGCTGCGCATCGGGTACGCCCTGCTGCGGCCCGGCCGTCTCAGGCGGGGCGACGCCCTGGTGGCGGCCGGCCGCGGGGCGGTGGCGCTCATGGGCTTTGTCTGCGCGCTGCTCGTTTTGGCCGGGGTGGTGGAGGGTTTTTTCACGCCCTCCGCAGTGCCCCCCGCGGCCAAACTGATTTTCGCGGGTCTCACCGGCGTCCTGCTGCTTTGCTACCTTTGGGCCGGCCGCCGCGCCGCCGCCCGGCCGCCGGAAACCGCCTTGGGCAGACAATAA
- a CDS encoding RDD family protein, with amino-acid sequence MDSTRLHVDTPEQVTLSFELAGLGSRCLALALDMLFQGFAFWLLFVGFLATGSYLSGNGSSLYTAAMILAAALLFFVYFIVFEGILHGRTPGKILCGLRVIRRDGRPLGWAGATVRNLFRLLDFLPSFYAVGVVSMFLSAESRRIGDFVAGTVVVRDTRARAASLIALRSAAQSAGPGRLSRYPLRESERVLIRDLLSRRAQMDRRTFDALCRRIAQPLFEKFHIPPPNRVHSEGFLRMLWEENQGL; translated from the coding sequence TTGGACTCGACTCGTTTGCATGTGGACACGCCCGAACAGGTAACCCTTTCATTTGAGCTGGCCGGCCTCGGTTCGCGGTGTCTCGCGCTCGCTCTGGACATGCTCTTTCAGGGTTTCGCTTTTTGGCTTCTGTTTGTGGGTTTTCTCGCCACAGGGTCTTATCTGTCGGGAAACGGTTCTTCCCTGTACACGGCGGCCATGATCCTGGCCGCGGCGCTTCTCTTCTTCGTCTACTTCATCGTCTTTGAGGGAATTTTACACGGGCGGACACCGGGCAAGATCCTCTGCGGTCTTCGGGTGATCCGGCGGGACGGACGGCCGCTCGGCTGGGCGGGGGCCACCGTGCGCAATCTGTTTCGTCTGCTCGACTTCCTGCCCTCGTTCTACGCCGTCGGGGTTGTCTCCATGTTTCTGAGCGCGGAAAGCCGCCGGATCGGCGACTTCGTGGCCGGGACCGTCGTGGTGCGCGATACGCGCGCGCGCGCCGCCTCCCTCATCGCCCTGCGGTCGGCCGCCCAATCGGCCGGCCCCGGGCGCCTGTCACGCTATCCGCTGCGCGAGAGCGAGCGCGTACTCATCCGCGACCTGCTGTCACGGCGCGCCCAGATGGACCGCCGGACCTTTGACGCCCTGTGCCGGCGCATCGCGCAGCCCCTGTTTGAAAAATTTCATATCCCCCCGCCAAATAGAGTCCATTCCGAGGGGTTTCTCCGCATGCTATGGGAGGAAAATCAAGGCTTATGA
- a CDS encoding DUF58 domain-containing protein has protein sequence MGITKTMALLLMATLFTVAIGAPLGLSSQFLMISDTVLLLLYAADVLVSPRRRHFAAARSFSDSFELRRETFVTVAVENKSRHGVSMRIDDTPPATFLWEHTPTAAHCPPGERLEIRYAARPTQRGRFSFGNCHVEIRGRLGLCTRRFALPCPDSVPVYPDLGPMRKYRMLASRRQLARADASVHRVRGVGAEFTGIREYTPDDDIRKINWMATARAGRPMTNVYDVERGQQIILAIDTGRWMEAPMGDVTRLDRAVETAAALAQVALSSGDRVGLIFYGAEVTVFLPPDKGARHMTRLLELLYKVRAARVESSLTDLAAFLEARVRRRAFVCLFSYLDGAEAAHAAGAALARTARRHAVLCASLSNPELSVMAAQPSGDMPALFQKAAAIYRSESEQEAVPALRRAGIGCHAADPSRLLSYLVRQYMTHKNKMKI, from the coding sequence ATGGGCATCACCAAAACCATGGCCCTGTTGCTGATGGCCACCCTCTTTACCGTGGCCATCGGCGCGCCGCTCGGCCTGTCTTCCCAGTTTCTGATGATCTCCGACACCGTTCTCCTGCTGCTGTACGCGGCGGATGTACTGGTCAGCCCGCGGCGGCGGCATTTTGCGGCCGCCCGCTCGTTTTCGGACAGCTTTGAGCTGCGCCGGGAGACCTTTGTCACGGTGGCGGTCGAAAACAAAAGCCGCCATGGGGTGTCGATGCGGATAGACGACACGCCGCCGGCGACATTTTTGTGGGAACACACGCCAACGGCGGCGCACTGCCCGCCCGGCGAACGGCTGGAAATCCGCTATGCCGCACGCCCCACACAGCGCGGCCGCTTCTCCTTTGGGAACTGCCACGTGGAGATCCGCGGCCGCCTCGGCCTGTGCACGCGGCGCTTTGCTCTGCCGTGCCCGGACAGCGTGCCGGTGTACCCCGATCTGGGACCGATGCGCAAGTACCGCATGCTGGCAAGCCGGCGCCAATTGGCGCGCGCCGACGCCTCCGTCCACCGCGTGCGCGGCGTGGGCGCGGAGTTCACCGGGATCCGCGAGTACACGCCGGACGACGACATCCGCAAGATCAACTGGATGGCCACCGCCCGAGCCGGGCGGCCCATGACCAATGTGTACGACGTAGAACGGGGTCAGCAGATCATCTTGGCCATCGACACCGGCCGCTGGATGGAGGCGCCGATGGGAGACGTCACGCGCCTCGACCGCGCGGTTGAGACCGCCGCGGCACTGGCGCAGGTGGCGCTGAGCTCGGGCGACCGGGTGGGTCTCATCTTTTACGGCGCGGAGGTCACGGTCTTTCTGCCGCCCGACAAGGGCGCGCGCCACATGACCCGGCTGCTGGAGCTCCTGTACAAGGTGCGCGCCGCGCGCGTGGAGAGCAGCCTAACCGATCTGGCGGCTTTTTTGGAGGCGCGTGTGCGCCGCCGCGCGTTCGTCTGCCTGTTTTCGTACCTCGACGGGGCGGAGGCGGCCCACGCCGCGGGCGCGGCGCTGGCGCGGACGGCACGCCGCCACGCCGTGCTCTGCGCCTCACTCTCGAACCCGGAGCTCTCCGTCATGGCCGCGCAGCCGAGCGGCGACATGCCGGCGCTTTTCCAAAAGGCGGCGGCCATCTACCGCAGCGAATCGGAGCAGGAGGCCGTACCCGCCCTCCGGCGCGCCGGCATCGGCTGCCACGCCGCCGACCCCTCTCGTCTGCTGTCTTATCTTGTGCGCCAGTACATGACGCACAAGAACAAGATGAAGATATAG